A genome region from Fervidobacterium changbaicum includes the following:
- a CDS encoding glycosyltransferase: MTVELPVKKLSDYSVFSKEDVEAIFELGKELKGLKVVHVNATAYGGGVAELLMTIVPLMRDAGLDASWEVLEAPMEFFNVTKKLHNTLQGADIEISEEEWELFERVNEQNARLLNLDADVVIIHDPQPAYIPYYRPDSNTKYIWRCHIDTSTPNLKVWDRLTSKMTKYQKALFHILEYVRPPFDKIAVEFPPSIDPLSPKNRELLEEELKIIAERFKINTSKPLITVVARFDPWKDLFSAIDVYRKVKERHDVQLAIVSAMAKDDPEGWIFFEDVLRYAGVDEDILFLTDLKGVGHLEVNAIQRLSTLGLHTATREGFGLVISEMMWKEHPVVARPVGGVKIQIDDGVNGYLRTSVEELSDAICDLLENKEKLSEFGKRAKEKVRRTYLSTAHVRRYLEVIKSVVK; encoded by the coding sequence ATGACTGTGGAACTACCTGTTAAGAAGCTTTCCGATTACAGTGTGTTTTCTAAGGAAGACGTGGAAGCCATATTCGAACTTGGAAAAGAGTTGAAGGGACTTAAGGTTGTACATGTGAACGCTACTGCTTATGGTGGCGGTGTTGCTGAACTGCTTATGACCATCGTCCCGCTGATGCGAGATGCTGGTTTAGATGCCTCTTGGGAAGTACTCGAGGCGCCTATGGAATTCTTCAACGTTACAAAGAAGCTCCACAACACGCTTCAAGGTGCAGATATAGAAATATCCGAAGAAGAGTGGGAACTATTTGAAAGAGTAAACGAGCAGAATGCAAGACTGCTCAATCTCGATGCTGATGTTGTAATAATTCACGATCCACAACCAGCTTACATACCATACTACAGGCCTGATTCAAACACAAAGTATATTTGGAGATGCCATATAGATACAAGCACTCCTAATCTCAAAGTGTGGGACCGCTTGACTTCGAAAATGACAAAATATCAAAAGGCGCTCTTCCACATCCTGGAATACGTGAGGCCGCCATTCGATAAGATAGCTGTTGAATTTCCCCCAAGTATAGATCCTCTTAGCCCAAAGAACAGAGAGCTGTTGGAAGAGGAGTTAAAAATCATAGCTGAGCGTTTCAAAATAAATACTTCAAAACCACTTATAACTGTTGTTGCCAGATTTGATCCATGGAAGGACTTGTTCTCCGCCATCGATGTTTATCGTAAAGTGAAGGAAAGGCATGATGTTCAACTCGCGATAGTTTCAGCAATGGCAAAGGATGACCCAGAAGGATGGATATTCTTTGAAGACGTTCTACGATACGCTGGTGTAGATGAAGATATCCTCTTCCTAACGGATCTCAAAGGAGTTGGGCATTTAGAAGTCAACGCTATCCAACGATTGTCTACATTGGGATTGCACACTGCAACAAGAGAAGGATTCGGACTTGTAATAAGCGAAATGATGTGGAAGGAACATCCTGTTGTTGCAAGACCTGTTGGTGGCGTTAAGATACAGATTGATGATGGAGTCAACGGCTATTTGAGAACAAGTGTCGAGGAACTCTCAGATGCTATTTGTGACCTTTTGGAAAACAAGGAGAAACTTAGCGAATTTGGAAAACGCGCTAAAGAAAAGGTAAGAAGGACATATTTGTCAACAGCGCATGTAAGAAGATATTTGGAAGTTATAAAATCTGTTGTTAAATGA
- a CDS encoding ROK family transcriptional regulator has product MKNEAKILLHILREKKIRRKELEKIVGVNPSTMTYLLDKLKDYIEIEEDSSTMGKPPQLVSISKEAWHILAVSVGRERIRAVVYNGKGEELESTEYKVRGEFLNNEGINELLRKTLEKFYDYDSLGIAFSGTVVDDKVYSKILKLERYDPVKSLKLKALGIPYVILSDVEAIAAYESKTTGKERVFVLNYGTGIGACYYEYHALFSKDEFKNIPLGHIYFDGSEKCYCGARGCLETVASDYVAFKKYTKSSVSFVEFITHEEKYLNDLKIIRNLHKADEGRAKEIYAEIIDRLAYVLGNLSLILGVNNVAIYGEGSSEWLAHQLEIKAKSLSPNFNLSVRYGHVQDAVERGVSLEAAVNYVKKSFSKSRKL; this is encoded by the coding sequence TTGAAAAACGAAGCAAAAATACTACTCCATATTCTTAGAGAAAAGAAGATAAGAAGGAAAGAATTAGAAAAGATTGTCGGTGTAAATCCTTCGACAATGACGTATCTTCTCGATAAGTTAAAAGACTACATTGAGATTGAGGAGGATTCCTCTACAATGGGGAAGCCTCCTCAACTCGTTTCTATTTCGAAAGAAGCATGGCATATACTGGCTGTGAGCGTTGGAAGGGAACGTATTAGGGCGGTTGTTTACAACGGTAAAGGCGAAGAACTGGAAAGTACTGAGTACAAGGTTAGAGGCGAGTTCCTAAACAACGAAGGTATAAACGAACTGCTAAGAAAAACATTGGAAAAGTTTTACGATTACGATAGCCTTGGAATTGCGTTTTCAGGAACCGTTGTCGATGATAAGGTGTACTCAAAAATTCTCAAACTCGAGCGATATGACCCTGTGAAATCTTTAAAGCTTAAAGCACTGGGGATTCCGTATGTAATTCTGTCTGATGTTGAAGCAATCGCTGCGTATGAGTCAAAAACCACTGGAAAGGAACGTGTTTTTGTCTTGAATTACGGAACAGGCATTGGTGCTTGTTACTATGAGTATCACGCACTTTTTAGCAAAGACGAGTTTAAGAATATACCGTTAGGACACATTTATTTCGATGGTAGCGAAAAATGTTATTGTGGAGCTCGTGGATGTCTAGAAACGGTTGCGTCTGACTATGTTGCTTTTAAGAAATACACAAAGAGTTCGGTATCGTTTGTTGAATTCATTACGCATGAAGAGAAATATTTGAACGATTTGAAGATAATAAGGAATTTACATAAAGCAGACGAAGGTAGGGCAAAGGAAATTTATGCTGAGATCATAGATAGACTCGCATACGTGCTTGGAAACTTATCACTAATCTTGGGAGTTAACAATGTCGCTATTTATGGCGAGGGAAGTTCCGAATGGTTAGCTCATCAACTGGAAATAAAGGCAAAAAGTTTATCTCCAAATTTCAACCTCTCTGTCAGATATGGCCATGTACAGGATGCTGTTGAAAGGGGCGTCTCTTTGGAGGCAGCTGTGAATTACGTAAAAAAGAGTTTTTCAAAATCGCGAAAGTTATAG
- the udk gene encoding uridine kinase: protein MYIILIGGGTGSGKTTVAKRIMERLGTNKCVMLPMDNYYRDMSHVTLEERRKYNYDHPDMIEHTLIVKHVKELLTGKTIDLPDYDFALYTRVESSTKIEPKPILLIEGIFALYYDELRALADLKIYVDTEGDERFIRRLQRDIFERGRTIESVIDQYLNTVKPMHDAYVEPTKKHADIIIPRGGYNEKAIEVVVEYVQNLI, encoded by the coding sequence ATGTACATAATACTCATTGGAGGGGGAACTGGATCAGGAAAGACAACTGTGGCAAAACGTATCATGGAACGTCTGGGGACTAACAAATGCGTTATGCTTCCCATGGATAATTATTACAGGGACATGTCTCATGTAACTTTAGAAGAAAGAAGGAAATACAACTACGACCATCCAGATATGATCGAACACACACTGATTGTCAAACACGTCAAGGAGCTTTTAACAGGTAAAACAATAGATTTACCAGATTATGATTTTGCACTGTACACAAGGGTAGAAAGTTCTACGAAAATTGAACCAAAACCTATCCTGTTGATTGAAGGCATCTTCGCTCTCTACTACGACGAGCTGAGAGCACTAGCCGACCTGAAAATATATGTCGACACCGAGGGAGATGAAAGATTCATACGAAGGTTGCAAAGAGATATTTTTGAACGTGGGAGAACTATTGAATCTGTCATTGATCAGTATTTGAACACTGTTAAGCCTATGCACGACGCGTACGTCGAACCTACGAAAAAACATGCAGATATTATTATCCCACGTGGTGGATACAACGAAAAAGCCATCGAAGTCGTTGTCGAATACGTTCAAAATTTGATATAG
- the miaB gene encoding tRNA (N6-isopentenyl adenosine(37)-C2)-methylthiotransferase MiaB: MKVHIHTYGCQMNENDTEIAKQLLLNEGHELTDNEDEADVVILNTCAVRKKSEDKVYSHIGKLRKKGKKIGIMGCVADKEKENLFKRGVSFVIGTRALAKMPEALSDAKNGTRRIYLEDTLDEIQYHLVDTRSSKHHAWITIIYGCNRFCTYCIVPYTRGREKSRPIESVLLEVRTLVEKGYKEFTFLGQNVDAYGKDLNDGTSLAKLLREAGKIEGVKRLWFLTSYPTDFSLEIPKAMVENPRIAKSIHLPVQHGSDRILKAMNRRYTRNEYIELINSIREIVPDASISSDIIVGFPGETEEDFEATVELVKTVKFERLNLAIYSPREGTVAWKYLKDDVPHKIKVRRMSYLLNLQKMINRELNEAYEDKTIEVIVEAQANNGLFYGRDIRNKIISFEGSPEFIGKTVAVKVTKITAGPLYGTIEKVLE; this comes from the coding sequence ATGAAGGTTCATATTCACACGTACGGTTGTCAAATGAATGAAAATGATACGGAAATAGCGAAACAATTACTTTTAAATGAAGGACACGAGCTTACCGATAACGAAGACGAAGCTGATGTGGTAATACTGAACACATGCGCCGTGAGAAAAAAGTCAGAAGATAAGGTTTACAGTCACATAGGAAAACTTAGAAAAAAGGGAAAGAAGATAGGTATAATGGGTTGCGTTGCCGATAAAGAGAAAGAAAACCTCTTCAAAAGAGGTGTATCTTTTGTTATCGGTACTCGCGCACTCGCAAAAATGCCCGAAGCTTTATCTGATGCAAAAAATGGAACTAGAAGGATTTATCTCGAAGATACGCTTGATGAAATCCAGTATCATCTCGTTGATACTCGAAGTTCAAAACACCACGCCTGGATAACTATCATATACGGTTGTAACAGGTTTTGCACTTATTGTATAGTGCCGTACACAAGAGGTAGGGAGAAATCAAGACCTATTGAAAGTGTGTTACTTGAGGTGCGTACTCTCGTAGAAAAGGGATACAAGGAATTCACCTTCCTCGGACAAAATGTGGATGCGTATGGAAAAGATTTAAACGATGGTACATCATTAGCTAAATTACTGAGAGAAGCAGGAAAAATAGAAGGTGTGAAAAGACTTTGGTTTTTGACATCCTACCCTACCGATTTTTCTCTTGAAATACCGAAGGCGATGGTCGAGAATCCGAGAATCGCAAAATCCATACATCTTCCCGTACAACATGGTAGTGACAGGATCTTGAAAGCTATGAACCGAAGATACACTCGCAATGAGTACATAGAGCTCATAAATAGCATACGAGAGATCGTCCCAGATGCCTCGATCTCGAGTGACATTATCGTGGGATTTCCTGGTGAGACAGAGGAGGACTTTGAAGCCACCGTTGAACTTGTCAAGACAGTTAAGTTTGAAAGGCTCAACCTAGCGATTTACTCCCCGCGAGAGGGAACAGTTGCCTGGAAGTATCTGAAAGACGACGTGCCTCATAAGATCAAGGTTCGGAGAATGTCTTATCTTTTGAACTTGCAGAAGATGATAAACAGAGAACTCAATGAGGCATACGAAGATAAGACAATTGAGGTAATAGTTGAGGCTCAGGCAAATAACGGTTTGTTTTACGGAAGAGATATACGGAATAAAATTATCTCCTTTGAAGGTTCTCCAGAATTTATTGGAAAAACAGTTGCAGTGAAGGTAACTAAAATCACAGCCGGCCCGCTCTATGGAACGATTGAAAAGGTATTGGAATGA
- the rsmA gene encoding 16S rRNA (adenine(1518)-N(6)/adenine(1519)-N(6))-dimethyltransferase RsmA, whose translation MTLKKSLGQNFLSNEVYAKKIVEISQIKPNDTVLEIGAGAGTLTVALAETGATIYAIEIDERLKPVLEERLLIFPNVHLIFSDFLALDISFLPDGYKCVSNIPYYITAPILKKLIFTHFSALFIMMQKEVGERLLEKAGSSNRGFLTVVLQTVGDIEKLLTVPKSAFVPNPEVDSVVLKITRKTPFPFSDDSELESFWKFVSDSFAQKRKTIYNNLRAFVRDNEVLAMILEEAIIQPTARPEQLTEEQFLSLWRIWLKLTGGK comes from the coding sequence ATCACTTTAAAAAAATCGCTTGGGCAGAACTTCTTATCGAACGAGGTTTACGCAAAAAAGATCGTTGAGATATCGCAGATAAAACCAAATGATACCGTACTGGAAATAGGTGCTGGTGCTGGTACTTTAACCGTTGCGCTAGCGGAAACTGGCGCAACAATTTATGCTATAGAAATTGACGAAAGGCTTAAGCCTGTTTTGGAAGAGCGCCTCTTAATCTTTCCAAATGTCCATTTGATTTTTTCTGATTTCTTGGCACTCGATATATCCTTCCTCCCAGATGGTTATAAATGCGTGTCTAATATTCCTTACTACATCACTGCCCCTATACTAAAGAAACTTATTTTTACTCATTTTTCCGCTCTTTTTATCATGATGCAAAAAGAAGTTGGCGAAAGATTGCTTGAAAAAGCGGGCAGTTCAAATAGAGGTTTTCTTACCGTTGTCTTGCAGACTGTTGGGGATATAGAAAAGCTCCTCACAGTTCCCAAAAGTGCGTTCGTTCCTAATCCAGAAGTAGATAGTGTCGTTTTGAAAATAACAAGAAAAACACCGTTTCCGTTTTCAGATGATTCAGAGCTTGAGTCGTTCTGGAAATTTGTTTCCGATAGTTTTGCCCAGAAAAGAAAGACGATATATAATAACCTGAGAGCTTTTGTTCGTGACAATGAGGTACTCGCCATGATATTAGAAGAAGCAATTATACAACCAACCGCAAGGCCCGAACAACTCACAGAAGAACAATTCTTGTCTTTGTGGAGAATATGGTTGAAGTTAACAGGCGGAAAATGA
- a CDS encoding Cof-type HAD-IIB family hydrolase — MSNKSKCKRTFVFDLDGTVLNSKNEFPKETKTLVQNIVGNGDNVVFATGRMHISAKKLLDNVFGEDIFPIISYNGAVIYVPGEGFIYEKTLDIETAYKVIDFLREKNIHIQTYVDDNLYSEKDDDEIRLYAKHADVPYYVVEDLKALEHPPIKMLAIAEEAILDSLIEPLKEIVDGKANVFKSFPIFLDIVPADANKGIALKFLADYLNFDLGSTIVFGDNENDIYMFKVASKRIAVSNAVWRLKEVADFVSKSNEENGVLHAFVHLFPEYVRGIDFSSGHTNSNIVNTTSDNKAAE, encoded by the coding sequence TTGAGCAATAAATCAAAGTGCAAAAGAACGTTTGTATTTGATTTGGATGGCACAGTGCTGAATTCTAAAAACGAGTTCCCCAAGGAAACAAAGACTTTAGTCCAGAATATCGTAGGCAACGGTGATAATGTTGTTTTTGCAACTGGAAGAATGCACATATCTGCTAAGAAACTGTTGGACAATGTGTTCGGTGAAGATATATTTCCGATTATTTCATATAACGGAGCAGTTATATACGTTCCGGGCGAAGGGTTTATATACGAAAAGACACTTGATATAGAAACGGCGTATAAAGTGATAGATTTTCTGAGAGAAAAGAACATACACATTCAAACATACGTTGACGACAATCTCTACAGCGAAAAGGACGACGACGAGATAAGGCTTTATGCAAAACATGCGGACGTCCCTTACTATGTTGTAGAAGACCTAAAAGCTCTTGAGCATCCTCCGATTAAGATGCTTGCAATAGCAGAGGAAGCGATTTTGGATTCGCTAATCGAACCTCTTAAAGAAATCGTGGACGGTAAAGCAAATGTTTTCAAAAGTTTCCCAATATTCTTAGACATCGTTCCAGCTGATGCTAATAAAGGTATCGCGTTGAAGTTTCTGGCAGATTATCTGAATTTTGACCTCGGCAGCACTATCGTGTTTGGAGATAACGAGAACGATATTTATATGTTCAAAGTGGCCAGTAAAAGGATCGCCGTTTCGAATGCCGTATGGCGGTTAAAAGAGGTGGCTGACTTTGTTAGTAAATCTAACGAAGAAAATGGTGTTCTTCACGCTTTTGTGCATCTTTTCCCTGAGTATGTTCGGGGAATTGACTTTTCCAGCGGACACACAAACTCCAATATTGTTAACACAACCAGCGACAATAAAGCTGCAGAGTAA
- a CDS encoding bifunctional methionine sulfoxide reductase B/A protein codes for MKKKFINPNLNDFEKFVLFEKGTEPPFSGEYENHFEKGIYVCKNCGIPLYNASDKFHSGCGWPAFDDEIPGAVFKQVDKDGIRTEIVCAYCGAHLGHVFYGEGFTKKNVRHCVNSVSLRFIPDGQKPPIDRMFFAGGCFWGVEHLFKQLPGVVDTRVGYMGGHWPNPTYENVCTGLTGHLETVEVIFDPQMISEEELVKYFFEIHDFTQENGQGPDIGEQYKSAIFYTNDKQKEVAESVIEMLKKKYKVATQLRKASTFWVAEDYHQDYYEKTGKAPYCHFRRKIF; via the coding sequence ATGAAAAAGAAGTTTATCAATCCAAATTTGAACGACTTCGAAAAATTTGTCCTTTTTGAAAAGGGAACCGAGCCACCGTTTTCAGGAGAATACGAGAACCATTTCGAAAAGGGCATCTATGTGTGCAAGAACTGTGGTATTCCTCTCTACAATGCTTCCGATAAATTTCATTCTGGATGTGGCTGGCCTGCTTTCGATGATGAAATCCCTGGAGCTGTGTTCAAACAAGTTGATAAGGATGGAATAAGAACTGAAATTGTCTGCGCTTACTGTGGAGCTCACCTTGGACATGTGTTCTATGGAGAAGGATTCACTAAAAAGAACGTACGGCACTGCGTGAATTCTGTTTCACTGAGGTTTATACCAGATGGCCAAAAACCACCCATCGACAGGATGTTTTTTGCCGGTGGTTGCTTTTGGGGTGTTGAACACCTTTTCAAACAATTGCCCGGTGTCGTGGATACAAGGGTTGGATACATGGGAGGGCACTGGCCAAATCCAACTTACGAAAATGTCTGTACAGGATTAACAGGACATCTGGAAACCGTAGAAGTGATATTCGACCCACAAATGATAAGTGAAGAAGAATTAGTTAAGTATTTCTTTGAAATCCACGACTTCACACAGGAAAATGGGCAAGGACCAGACATCGGTGAGCAATACAAAAGCGCTATTTTTTATACAAACGACAAGCAGAAAGAAGTGGCTGAGAGCGTAATAGAAATGCTGAAGAAGAAGTATAAGGTTGCAACTCAGTTAAGAAAAGCATCGACATTTTGGGTTGCGGAGGATTACCACCAGGATTATTACGAGAAAACGGGAAAGGCACCATACTGCCATTTTAGAAGGAAGATATTCTAA
- a CDS encoding SIR2 family NAD-dependent protein deacylase, whose product MEKLAQMLKNSRFVVALTGAGVSVPSGIPDFRSPNGLYAKYGQDIFDIEQFYKNPDRFYNFAKEGLISMLQAEPNEVHRMLAKLEEKGLLKGVITQNIDGLHQKAGSKNVAEIHGSVRVWNCLKCAKRYEILDESHREFLLSRDFRCSCGGLTKPDITFFGEMLPMNEFTKAQKWAESSNLFITLGTSLVVYPAAQLPIYALRNGAKLVIVNRGETPLDTYATFKFDTDLVEFSIILSELLGISLK is encoded by the coding sequence ATTGAAAAACTTGCCCAGATGTTGAAAAATTCAAGATTTGTTGTTGCCCTAACGGGGGCAGGTGTGAGTGTTCCAAGTGGAATCCCAGACTTTCGAAGTCCCAATGGCCTTTATGCAAAGTACGGTCAGGACATTTTTGACATCGAGCAATTTTATAAAAACCCAGACAGGTTCTACAATTTTGCGAAAGAAGGCCTTATTTCGATGTTACAAGCCGAACCCAACGAAGTCCATCGTATGTTAGCTAAGCTGGAAGAAAAAGGACTTCTGAAAGGGGTTATCACTCAAAACATCGATGGGTTGCATCAAAAAGCAGGTAGCAAGAACGTAGCTGAAATTCATGGTAGTGTAAGAGTTTGGAATTGTTTGAAGTGTGCTAAAAGGTACGAGATTCTTGATGAAAGTCATAGAGAATTTTTATTATCTCGCGACTTCAGGTGTTCTTGTGGCGGACTCACAAAGCCTGATATAACGTTCTTTGGAGAAATGCTCCCCATGAACGAATTTACAAAAGCTCAAAAGTGGGCAGAGAGCAGTAATTTGTTTATTACGTTAGGTACTTCACTGGTCGTTTATCCAGCTGCTCAACTACCAATATATGCCCTAAGAAACGGGGCTAAGCTTGTTATCGTGAACAGAGGAGAAACACCTCTTGATACTTACGCAACGTTTAAATTCGACACCGATTTGGTGGAATTCTCGATTATACTTTCTGAACTTCTTGGCATCTCGTTGAAATGA
- the fliI gene encoding flagellar protein export ATPase FliI, whose product MELFEEKVREINPYEYIGEVQKIIGLTIESKGPDAAYGELCKIIVGNKKALAEVVGFKEDMTVLMPLEDITGLKKGCEVIKTNKTVSVPVGEELKGRVIDALGRPIDGRRLVLREYRPIVNEAPNPLVRKRILEPLPVGVRAIDGFLTLGKGQRIGIFAGSGVGKSTLLGMIARNTTADINVIALIGERGREVREFMEKDLGEEGLKRSVVVVSTSDQPALLRIKALLTATTIAEYFRDKGYAVMLMVDSLTRWAMAQREVGLAIGEPPTTRGYPPSVFAQLPKILERAGNSDRGSITGIYTVLVEADDFNEPISDTVRGIVDGHIILSRRLAESNHYPAIDVLMSISRLMTDVVKSEHLQAARLLRDVIATYNDAKDLIDVGAYKKGTNPKIDKAVELIDEINKFLRQGIREKMTFEDTVEYLLSIARKV is encoded by the coding sequence ATGGAACTGTTTGAAGAGAAGGTAAGGGAGATAAACCCATACGAATACATCGGAGAGGTTCAGAAAATCATCGGTCTCACGATAGAATCAAAAGGACCTGATGCTGCTTATGGGGAGCTTTGTAAAATCATCGTCGGAAACAAGAAAGCTCTCGCTGAAGTTGTTGGATTTAAAGAGGATATGACCGTCTTAATGCCTTTAGAAGATATAACAGGTTTGAAAAAAGGGTGCGAAGTTATAAAGACCAACAAAACTGTGAGTGTACCAGTTGGCGAGGAACTCAAAGGAAGAGTTATTGATGCACTCGGAAGGCCGATCGATGGTAGAAGGCTTGTTCTTAGAGAATATAGACCTATTGTGAACGAGGCACCGAATCCCCTTGTTCGGAAAAGGATATTGGAACCGCTCCCAGTTGGAGTTCGTGCTATCGACGGATTTCTTACGCTTGGAAAAGGGCAGAGAATAGGTATATTTGCTGGAAGTGGTGTTGGGAAAAGTACCCTTCTTGGAATGATCGCGCGAAATACAACGGCTGATATAAACGTCATTGCGCTGATTGGAGAACGAGGAAGAGAAGTTAGGGAATTTATGGAAAAAGACCTAGGTGAAGAAGGCTTAAAACGCTCGGTTGTGGTAGTGTCAACATCAGACCAGCCCGCATTACTAAGAATAAAGGCGCTTTTGACAGCAACAACCATAGCTGAATATTTTAGAGACAAAGGCTACGCTGTTATGCTAATGGTTGATTCATTAACAAGATGGGCAATGGCTCAACGTGAAGTTGGACTCGCCATCGGTGAACCTCCAACAACCCGAGGTTACCCACCCAGCGTTTTTGCTCAACTTCCGAAAATTCTTGAACGTGCTGGTAATTCGGACAGAGGAAGCATCACTGGAATATACACAGTTCTTGTCGAAGCCGATGATTTTAACGAACCTATATCAGATACTGTTCGCGGTATTGTTGATGGACACATTATACTTTCGCGCCGGCTTGCAGAATCGAATCATTATCCAGCCATTGATGTTTTGATGAGCATAAGCCGTTTGATGACGGATGTGGTCAAATCTGAACACCTTCAAGCGGCACGTTTGCTGAGAGATGTAATTGCTACGTACAACGATGCGAAGGATCTTATAGATGTTGGAGCATACAAGAAAGGAACGAACCCAAAAATAGACAAAGCTGTGGAGCTTATAGACGAAATTAATAAATTCCTAAGACAGGGAATAAGAGAAAAGATGACGTTTGAAGACACTGTTGAATATTTGTTGTCCATTGCGAGAAAAGTTTGA
- a CDS encoding FliH/SctL family protein: MIIKKRYVYLDAPLKIENKPDMPSEGKTEHEEQKEKQLLEIVAKANREAEQIVLEAQNQAQQILFQAQEEYNRIIEEANQKANLISQQAEQSAKNMLADFRAQIEQLLGSFEDEFNSFFNEYCEKLTSISVTLVEKFLEKNVDPEVTKRKFEKLLTHLAGSTKVKIHINPKDVKLIDEETLEYVRSKGYEIILNDKVDYGVIAETELGTIDATLRFQLTLLDEIFDEIFKKEE; the protein is encoded by the coding sequence TTGATAATAAAGAAAAGATACGTTTATCTTGATGCTCCTTTAAAGATTGAGAATAAACCGGATATGCCTTCCGAAGGCAAAACAGAGCATGAAGAGCAAAAGGAGAAGCAACTTCTTGAGATTGTTGCAAAAGCCAACCGCGAAGCTGAACAGATAGTGCTAGAAGCTCAAAATCAGGCTCAACAAATCTTGTTCCAAGCTCAGGAAGAGTACAACAGAATCATTGAAGAAGCAAATCAAAAAGCTAATTTAATTTCCCAACAAGCAGAGCAGAGTGCTAAGAATATGCTTGCGGATTTCAGGGCGCAAATAGAACAACTACTTGGTTCTTTCGAAGACGAATTCAACAGCTTTTTTAACGAGTACTGTGAAAAATTGACATCGATTTCTGTAACTCTTGTCGAGAAGTTTTTAGAGAAAAATGTAGACCCTGAGGTGACGAAGAGAAAATTCGAAAAGCTTCTCACACACTTAGCAGGTTCAACGAAGGTTAAGATACATATTAATCCAAAAGATGTGAAACTTATAGACGAAGAAACACTAGAATATGTGAGGTCGAAAGGATACGAAATCATTTTAAACGATAAAGTTGATTACGGTGTAATCGCGGAAACTGAGCTTGGAACAATTGACGCGACTTTGAGATTTCAACTTACTTTGCTCGATGAGATTTTTGATGAAATATTCAAGAAAGAAGAATGA